In the genome of Streptomyces violaceoruber, the window ACCCCCTTCCCGTACGGCGACGAGCGCTTCGGCATCCCGCAGCGCGCCGACCTCCGGTTCGAGCTGCTGGTCAAGCCGCTGGTGTGACGCGAGTCGGCCGGATCCTGCCGCTCGGCCTGCTCGGCCCGCTCGGCCCGCTCAGGCGGTGAAGCGCCCGGTGCGCTTGATCTCCGGATAGTCGGTCGTCGCGCCGTCCAGGCCCAGGGCGCGCACCAGGCGCAGGTGGTCCTGGGTGTTCACGGTCCAGCAGAAGACCCGCAGTCCCGCCTTGCGGGCCTTGTGCACGATCTCCAGCGTGACCCTGTTGATGTCCAGGCACAGGGTCTTGGCGCCCGCCTTCACGGCGCGGTCCACGACCTCGGGGCCGTAGTACTGCGCGACCAGGGCGGTCCGCACCCCCGGCACCAGCCGGGCGATCTCGACGATGGCCTCGTCGTGGAACGAGATCACCTCCACCCGGTCCACCAGGTCCCGCCGGAGCATCACGTCGGCGAGGAGGCGCGCGGCCGCCGCGTCCTTGATCTCGGCCTGCAACGGCACCGAGACCGCGTCCAGCACCTCCTCGAAGACCGGGATCCGCTCCCCGCGTCCGGCGTCCAGGGCGCGCAGTTCCTCGAGGGTCTTGTCGGCGATCGCACCGGTGCCGTCGGTGGTGCGGTCCACGTCCGCGTCGTGCATGACGACGAGCGCGCCGTCCTTGCTCAGGTGCAGGTCCAGTTCGACGACGTCGAGGCCGGCCTGCTCGGCGGCGACGAAGGAGCGCAGGGTGTTCTCGGGTTCGACACCCATCGCTCCGCGGTGACCGATGGTGAGGAAGTTCAAGGCTCGACTCGCTTCCGTCGACGTCGGCGTGGCAGGGCGGCAGCCTAACGGCCCTGCGGGACCGTTTCCCCCGTGCCGCGCCGGGTATACGAATCCGGCGCCCGACAGGAAAAAGTGCGGCGAAGCCCAGGGTGAGGCAGGATAATTTACGGAGTCGCCCCTTGATTGGAGAAACGTCGTATGCCTACGGTGTCTTGACGCAAGCTTCTCCCGTGGAGGATGGGACATGACGGAAATTCTTGTGCAGGTGGGTGTGGAGGGCGACGTTCCTCCGGCAAGCAGGGTGGTGGAACACCCGGCGTGGCCCGTGCTCAAGGATGCCGTGGAGCGGATCCGGCCATGGCAGTCCAAGGACGGGTCGATCGACTTCGACGCCGAGGGCGCTCCCGAGCGGGCCGCCGCCGAGGACGCCGTACGCCGCGTCACCGAGGCCGTGCGCGAGCTGTCCCCGCTGCTGCCCCACGACCGCGCCTACCACGAGGCCCTGGTGACCGACCTCGGCCGCTGGGCCGACGGCGGCTTCGAGGTGCCCGACTTCCTCGACTCGCTGCTGGCCTTCCAGCCCGCGGCCAACCGCGCGGACGGCCTCCAGCACCTCGTCGTCTTCCCGATGTACACGCAGAACGGCAACCCGGACCGCAACCTCGAAGCGGTCGTGCTGCGCATGGTCTGGCCCGACTGGCTGGCGGAGCTGGAGCGCACCCGTTACGACAACCCGCTGTTCTGCGGCATCACCTTCGAGGACTTCACGGCCGGCTACGACACCAACTCCGCCGTCCTCTTCCCGGAGACCATCGCCGTGCGCGAGGCCCCGGAGCGCTTCTCCTGGGGCGGCATCTTCTGCGACCGCGAGGCCGCCCGCTTCCGCCGCGTCACCGAGGCCGCCGTGGACCTGCTGGGTCTGGAGCTGCCCGAGGACGTCGCCGCGCTGGTCGACGACCAGAAGCGCTGCGAGGAGGCGTTCGTCCTGTGGGACATGGTCCACGACCGCACCCACAGCCACGGCGACCTGCCCTTCGACCCGTTCATGATCAAGCAGCGCCAGCCGTTCTGGATGTACGGCCTGGAGGAGCTGCGCTGCGACCTCACCGCCTTCAAGGAGGCCGTGAAGCTGGAGGCGGACGGCGTCCCGCAGGCCCGCGACGTGCAGTACGCGGTGCTCTTCGACCGCATGTTCCGCTTCCCGGTGACCGGTGAGCGGGTGCGCAACTACGACGGCCTCGGCGGCCAGCTGCTCTTCGCCTACCTGCACAAGCACGACGTCGTCCGCTGGACCGACAACAAGCTCTTCATCGACTGGCAGCGCGCCCCGCAGGTCACCAACCAGCTCTGCGCCGAGATCGAGAAGCTCTACCGCGACGGCATCGACCGCCCGAAGATCGTCCACTGGTTCGCCGGCTACGAGCTGGTCTCCACCTACCTCGCCCCGCACCCGGGCTCGAAGTGGGCCAAGGGCCCCGACGCCCTGGACCTGACCCTGCCGCCGCGCAAACTCGTCGACGACGTGCTTCCGGACGAGTTTCCGCTGAGCATGTTCTACGAGGCCCTGTCCAAGAAGCTGAAGAAGGTGATCGCCTCGACCCGGGGTATCACCGCGGGCGCGGACGGCGCCGAGCGGGCCGCCGCGTGAGCGACGGCGACGGCACGCACGAACACGCACGGCAGACACAGGCTCAGCAGGCTCGGGAGGCGAGGACCATGGGGAACGGGGCGCTCGACGGCGCGGTGATCGCGGTGGCCGGGGCGGGCGGACCCGCCGGACGGGCCGCGCTGCTGCGGCTCGCCGAGGCGGGTGCGACCGTCGTGGGCGCGGACAACGACCCGGAGCGGCTGGCCGAGGCGGTGGACGCGGCGCGCTACGCGCACGGCGGCGCCACCGTCACCGGCGAGACCGTCGACCTGCTGGACCTGGACTCCACCCGGGCCTGGGCCGATCGCACCGAGAAGGAGTTCGGCCACGTCGACGGCGTCGTCCACCTCGTGGGCGGCTGGCGCGGCAGCAAGACCTTCACCAAGACCGAACTCGGCGACTGGGACCTCCTGGAGAAGCTGCTCATCCGCACCGTGCAGCACACCTCCCTCGCCTTCCACGAGTCGCTCCAGCGCAGCGACCGCGGCCGCTACCTCCTGATCAGCGCCGCCGGAGCGTCCAGCCCCACCGCGGGCAACGCCGCCTACTCGGCCGCCAAGGCCGCCGCGGAGGCGTGGACGCTGGCCATGGCGGACTACTTCCGCAAGGCGGGGGGCGAGCAGGGGCCGACGTCGGCGGCTGCGATCCTGGTGGTCAAGGCGTTGGTGCACGAGGCGATGCGCGCCGAGCGCCCCAACGCGAAGTTCGCGGGCTTCACGGACGTGCGCGACCTCGCCGATGCCGTCGCAGATGTCTGGGACAAGCCCGCCGCGGAAGTGAACGGAACCCGTCTGTGGCTGACCGAGAAGCCGTGAACCCACCGAAGACCGACGCGCGTCGCCATCACGACCCCGAGGTCCGCGGTTTCGCCAGTGACAACTATGCCGGGGCCCACCCGGAAGTGCTCGCCGCGCTGGCGCTGGCCAACGGCGGGCACCAGGTCGCGTACGGCGAGGACGACTACACCGAGAACCTCCAGCGCGTGATCCGCAGCCACTTCGGCTCCGGCGCCGAGGCGTTCCCGGTCTTCAACGGCACCGGCGCCAACGTCGTCGCGCTCCAGGCGGTCACCGACCGCTGGGGCGCGGTGATCTGCGCCGAGAGCGCGCACATCAATGTCGACGAGGGCGGCGCCCCCGAGCGCATGGGCGGTCTCAAGCTGCTCACCGTCCCCACCCCCGACGGCAAGCTCACGCCCGAGCTGATCGACCGCCAGGCCTACGGCTGGGACGACGAGCACCGGGCGATGCCGCAGGTCGTCTCGATCACCCAGAGCACCGAGCTGGGCACCCTCTACACGCCCGACGAGATCCGCGCCGTCTGCGAGCACGCCCACGCGCACGGCATGAAGGTGCACCTGGACGGCTCCCGGATAGCCAACGCCGCCGCCTCGCTGGACGTGCCCATGCGCACGTTCACCAACGCGGTCGGCGTCGACCTCCTCTCCCTCGGCGGCACCAAAAACGGCGCGCTGTTCGGCGAGGCGGTCGTCGTCCTGAACCAGGACGCCGTGCGCCACATGAAGCACCTGCGCAAGCTGTCCATGCAGCTGGCCTCCAAGATGCGCTTCGTGTCCGTGCAGCTGGAGGCGCTGCTGGCCAAGGACCTGTGGCTGCGCAACGCCCGGCACTCCAACGAGATGGCCCAGCGCCTGGCCGAGGGCGTGCGCGCCGTGCACGGCGTGGAGATCCTCTACCCGGTGCAGGCCAACGCGGTCTTCGCCCGACTGCCGCACGAGGTGAGCGAGCGCCTGCAGAAGCGGTTCCGCTTCTACTTCTGGGACGAGGCCGCCGGCGACGTGCGCTGGATGTGCGCCTTCGACACCACCGAGGACGACGTCGACGCTTTCGTGTCCGCCCTCAAGGAAGAGATGGCGCGCTGACGGGAACACGTCCGGCACTGCATAGGTATGCGGTCACCTGAAAAGTCATTGACTGACGGGTGATCGCTTTCCTATGCTCTGCGGGCATGGAGCTGATCCAGAAAACCCCTGACCTGTCCGCCTACCTGGCTGCCGACGAGGCCATCGACCACGACCATCCGCGCGTGCGGGAGGTGGCCGGCGGACTCGCCAGGCAGGCGGAGGACTCGTATGCCTATGCGCGCTTGGCCTTCGAGTTCGTGCGCGACACCATCCCGCACTCACAGGACTCCGGTGACCCGCGCGTCACCTGGCGGGCCTCCGACGTCCTGGAGCAGCGCACCGGCATCTGCTACGCCAAGGCCCACGCGCTGGCCGCGCTGCTGCGGGCCGAGGACATCCCCACGGCGCTGTGCTACCAGCGGTTCGACGTGGTGCACGGACTGGTCGCCGTACGCCTCGACGGCGCCTGGCACCGGCAGGATCCGCGCGGGAACAAGCCCGGCGTGAACGCGCGGTTCTCCCTGGGCAGGGAGCAGCTGGCCTTCACGCCGGACCACGCGGCGGGTGAGGAGGACTATCCGGAGCTGTACGCGGCGCCGCACCCCGCCGTCCTGGACGTCCTCAAGGCGGCCACCGACCGCCCGCACCTGTGGGAGACCCTCCCCGCCGCGCTCTGAAACGCCCGGCTCAGTGCGCCTGGGCGGCGCGCAGCTGCTCGGGCGTCGGTGCCGTGCCGCCGAGATGGGCCGGCATCCACCAGGTGTCGTCGGCTCCCTTGGGGCGCACGGGGTAGGCGCGCTGCGCGGCCTCCAGCAGCTCCTGCACCCGCTCGCGCAGCCGCCGGGTGATGGCACCCGCGTACTGCTCGCGCGGGGCCTCCATCGCCTCGCCGACCCGGATGGTGATGGGGGTGTGGCTGCGCTTGAAGTTGCGCGGGTGGCCCTTGGTCCACAGGCGCTGGGTGCCCCACAGTGCCATGGGAACCAGCGGGACACCCGCCTCCTGAGCGAGTCGCGCGGCACCCGACTTGAAGCTCTTCAGGGTGAACGACTCGGAGATCGTCGCCTCGGGGAAGACCCCGACGATCTCGCCGGACCTCAGCGAGTCCAGGGCGTGCGCGTAGGCCGCCTCGCCCTGCTTGCGGTCGACCGGGATGTGCTTCATCCCGCGCATCAGCGGACCGGAGATCCGGTGCCGGAAGACCGACTCCTTCGCCATGAAGCGCACCAGCCGCTTCTGCGGCAGCGCGGCCAGGCCGTCGAAGATGAAGTCCAGGTAGCTGATGTGGTTGCTCACCAGCACGGCGCCGCCCGAGCGCGGGATGTTCTCCGATCCCTGGCAGTCGATCTTGAGGTCCCACACCTTGAACAGGGTGCGGGCGAGACCGATCACCGGGCGGTAGACGAGTTCTGCCATGGGCGGGTCGAACCCTTCCTTGTCAGCCTGGGAAGGGGGCTCCCAGTCGAAAGTTACGCAGCCGTAGGTTTACGGGCTTGTCGCAGATCGTGCCCCAAGAACGGCCGGTGTACCAGCCTTGGTGCCCGTGTGCGGCGAGATCCTCATCACTCGCCGGGCCCTCGCGTGGCCGAAATGCGACGGTGGGCGGGAATCTCCGCGGCTCCGCGGACGCTGCACCTTCGGAGTACCGAACCGGCGGCGTGCGCAGGACGCGCGCCCATGAGTGCTGCGGTGGCGGCGGAACGGGGGCGCGCTGGTGCGCGGGCAGGACGACGGCAAGCGGTCGGAGGGCACCGCCGTACGGGTCGACGCGGCCGATCTCGGTGCGGAGCTGGGCCCCCGCGCGACGCTCGTACAGTTCTCCAGTGCCTTCTGCGCGCCCTGCCGGGCCACCCGGCGGGTACTGGGTGAGGTGGCCGGCCTGGTCCCCGGTGTCGCCCACGTCGAGATCGACGCCGAGGGGCACCTCGAACTCGTCCGCGCCCTCGACGTGCTCAAGACCCCCACGGTCCTGGTTCTGGACGCCGACGGCCGCGTCGTGCGGCGTGCCACCGGCCAGCCGCGCCGGGCGGACGTGATCGCCGCGCTGGGCGAGGCGGTGTGACAAGCGCCACGCCAGTGGTGAGGTCTTCTCCACAGCCCCCACATCCCGGGACGTAATTGACTGTGTGTGCCACCCGTCGTCAGCCTGCCCCCATGCCCCGCTCACCGTTTCCGGGACCGAGGCGCAACGCAGAAGGACCACCCCGCATGACGGTCACACCCGACCTGGCCGCACCCCGGCCCGCCACCGACGACCTGCTGCGGTCCGTCTTCCGGCGGCACGCCGCGGGTGTCGCCGTGATCACCGCGCGGGGCCCCGGCGGCCCGGCCGGTTTCACGGCCACGTCCCTCACCTCCGTCTCCGCCCGCCCGCCGCTGCTCTCCTTCGGCATCGGCGCCGGCTCGTCGAGCTGGCCCGCGGTGTCCGAGGCGGAGCACGTCGGCGTCCACGTGCTCGGCGAGCACCAGGAGGAGCTGGCGGCCACCTTCGCCCGCAGCGGCGCCGACCGTTTCGCCGCACCCACCGTCTGGCGGGAGGGGCCCGAGGGGGTGCCCGTGCTGGAGGGCGTGCTCGCCTGGCTCGTGTGCCGGGTGGTCGGCCGGGTGCCCGCGGGGGACCATCGGATCGTGCTGGCCGAAGTCCTCCTCGGCGACCCCGCCGGAGCCGGCGAGCCGCTGCTGTACCACCAGGGGCGTTACCGGGGTCTGCGCGGCTGACCGGTCAGCGGGACGGCTTCTGCGAAGGCGTCGGGTTCCGGTTACGCTGCGTTGCGAAGGTCACAGTTCAAAGCGCTTGCTTAGCGGGCAGGAACTGGGTGTACTGACGAGTAATATTCCGGGCGGAGCGCAGGTCGCCCCGACCGGGATCGGCCGCTTGGGGCGCCTATGCTGCCTGCAAGAGGCAGCACTGAAATGTCGACGCAGTAGGAGAGCCGGCGTGAGCTTGAGGATCGTTGTCACTGTGAAGTACGTGCCCGACGCCACTGGCGACCGGCACTTCGCCGATGACCTGACCGTCGACCGGGACGACGTGGACGGTCTGCTCTCCGAGCTGGACGAGTACGCGGTCGAGCAGGCGCTGCAGATCTCCGAGAATTCCGACGACGACGTCGAGGTCACCGTCCTGACGGTGGGCCCGGTGGACGCCAAGGACGCCCTGCGCAAGGCGCTGTCCATGGGTGCCGACAAGGCGATCCACGTCGAGGACGACGACCTGCACGGCACCGACGCCATCGGCACCTCGCTGGTCCTGGCCAAGGCCGTCGAGAAGGCCGGCTACGACCTGGTCGTCTCCGGCATGGCCTCCACCGACGGCACCATGGGCGTCGTTCCCGCGCTGCTCGCGGAGCGCCTGGGCGTGCCGCAGGTGACGCTGCTGTCCGAGGTCTCGGTCGAGGGCGGCGTCGTCAAGGGCCGCCGTGACGGCGACTCGGCCACGGAGCAGCTGGAGGCCTCCCTGCCGGCGGTCGTGTCGGTCACCGACCAGTCGGGCGAGGCGCGTTACCCGTCCTTCAAGGGCATCATGGCGGCCAAGAAGAAGCCGGTTCAGTCCTGGGACCTGTCCGACCTCGACATCGACGAGGACGAGGTCGGTCTGGAGAACGCCTACACGGTCGTCGAGTCCGCCACCGAGCGTCCGGCGCGCACCGCGGGCACGATCGTCAAGGACGAGGGCGAGGGCGGCAAGCAGCTCGCCGAGTTCCTCGCGGGCCAGAAGTTCATCTGAGGCCCCGCCGCCCCCACCGCCCCTCATCTTTCGCAAGCAGGAGAGAAGAAGTCCCATGGCTGAAGTTCTCGTCTACGTCGATCACGTGGACGGTGCCGTCCGCAAGCCGACCCTGGAGCTGCTGACCCTGGCCCGCCGCGTCGGCGAGCCGGTCGCCGTCGCGCTGGGAGGCGGCGCCGGTGACACCGCCGCCACGCTCGCCGAGCACGGCGCGGTGAAGGTCCTCACCCACGAGGCCGCCGAGTACGCCGACTACCTGGTCGTGCCGAAGGTCGACGCCCTCCAGGCCGCCGTCGCCGCCGTCTCCCCGGCCGCCGTGCTGGTCCCCTCCTCTGCCGAGGGCAAGGAGATCGCCGCCCGCCTGGCGCTGCGTCTCGGATCGGGCGTCATCACCGACGCCGTCGACCTGGAGGCCGGCGACGAGGGCCCGGTGGCCACCCAGTCGGTGTTCGCCGCCGCGTTCACCACCAAGTCCCGCGTCTCCAAGGGCACCCCGGTCATCACGGTCAAGCCGAACTCGGCCGCCGTCGAGGCCGCCCCGGCCGCCGGCGCCGTCGAGGCCCTGTCGGTCACCTTCTCCGCCGCCGCGACCGGCACCAAGGTCACCTCGCGCACGCCGCGCGAGTCGACCGGCCGTCCGGAGCTGACCGAGGCCGCGATCGTGGTCTCCGGCGGCCGTGGCGTCAACGGCGCGGAGAACTTCGCGATCATCGAGGCGCTCGCCGACTCCCTCGGTGCGGCCGTCGGTGCCTCGCGCGCCGCGGTGGACGCGGGCTGGTACCCGCACACCAACCAGGTCGGCCAGACCGGCAAGTCCGTCTCGCCGCAGCTGTACATCGCCTCCGGCATCTCGGGCGCGATCCAGCACCGCGCGGGTATGCAGACCTCGAAGACGATCGTGGCGATCAACAAGGACGCCGAGGCCCCGATCTTCGAGCTGGTCGACTACGGCGTCGTCGGCGACCTCTTCGACGTCGTCCCGCAGCTCACCGAGGAAGTCAAGACCCGCAAGGGCTGACCTCCCCGCCGTACCGCACGCCGAGGCCCCCGGTGACGTCCACGGACGTCGCGGGGGCCTCGGCGTGTGCGCAGGATGGTGTTGACCGGCGAGAGGTCGACAGATAACTTCGCTCTACGGATAAGTGATTCCGTTCAGCGGAAAAACGAACATCAGGAGGGTGTCGAATGGGTCAGCAGGAGAAGGTGGCAACGAGCCTCGCGGGCGCCGTCGGCGAGGAGATCAGCGCCTCCCTCGCACCGGTCGACGCGGAGCTGGAGCGCCGCTACCCCGGAGACCCGGGCACCCGCCAGCCCGTCCACACCGTCTACGTCCCCGGTGACGTCTTCGCCGCCGGCACCGTCCGCTCCTGGGGCGACCAGGCCCTCGCAGCCCTCGACGAACACGCCCCGGACGCCGCCTCCTTCGCCGCCGTGCTGGGGCTCTCCGACGACCTCGCCGAGCCCGTGTACTCCCGCGTACGCGCCAAGCTGGAGCGCGAGCCGATCGAAGACCTGCGCGTCGACTTCGAGGACGGCTACGGCAACCGCTCGGACGCCGAGGAGGACGAGGCGGCCGCCCGCGCCGCCCGGCTGGTCGCCGAGGCGTACGAGCAGGGCACGGCCGCCCCGTACATGGGCATCCGCATGAAGTGCATGGAGGCGCCGGTGCGCGCCCGGGGCATCCGTACCCTCGACGTCTTCCTCAGCGGCCTGACGGAGGCCGGCGGCCTGCCCGACGGGCTGGTCCTCACCCTCCCCAAGGTGACCTACCCCGAGCAGGTCACCGCCATGGTGCGGCTCCTGGAGGCCTTCGAGAAGGCGCGCGGCCTCACGCCCGGCCGGATCGGCTTCGAGATCCAGATCGAGACCAGCCAGTCCATCCTCGCCGCCGACGGCACCGCCACCGTCGCCCGGATGATCCAGGCCGCCGAGGGCCGCGCCACCGGTCTGCACTACGGCACCTTCGACTACAGCGCCTGCCTCGGTGTCTCCGCCGCCCACCAGGCCAGCGACCACCCGGCCGCCGACCACGCCAAGGCGGTCATGCAGGTCGCCGCCGCCGGCACCGGCGTACGCGTCTCGGACGGCTCGACCAACGTCCTGCCGGTCGGCCCCACCGCGCAGGTCCACGACGCCTGGCGGCTGCACTACGGCCTCACCCGCCGCGCCCTGGCCCGCGCCTACTACCAGGGCTGGGACATGCACCCCGGCCACATCCCCACCCGCTACGCCGCCGTCTTCGCCTTCTACCGCGAGGGCTTCGAACAGGCCGCCGCCCGCCTCGCCCGCTACGCCAACCGCACCGGCGGCGACGTCATGGACGAGCCCGCCACCGCCAAGGCCCTCAGCGGCTACCTGCTGCGCGGCCTGGACTGCGGCGCCCTCGACATCGGCGAGGTCGCCCGGCTGACCGGCCTGACCCGCGCCGACCTGGAGGGCTTCTCGGGCCCGCGGCGCGGCGACCTCACGGCGTCGGCGCAGTAGGCCCGGCCGACGGCGTCCGGCTCCCGGCGAAGGGGTCCTGCGGCCCGGAGCCCACGTACCGCTCCAGGCCGGACGCCGTCACCCGCCCCTCCTCGGCGAACAGCCGCGTCCCCCGGTCGCACAGCCGCCGGTCCGCCCGCGCCCGCGCGCTGAACTCCTCGGGCGTCGCCCCGAACAGCTCCCGCAGCCGGGCCGACCCGTGCAGCAGCTCGGTGATCAGGGGCCGCTGCGCCCCCGGATGCCGGCGCGGCGCGCCGGTGCCGTCGTGCAGGACGCCGTGGCGGTTGACGTACGCGTACGCACCGCCCAGCACCGAGCCGTCGCCCGGCTCGACGCGCACGTCGGGCGCGGGCAGCCAGACCCGGTCGAAGTTGCCGCCCGCCATCGGGACGCCCTCGCTCGCGTCGATCACCGCGAGCTGCTCGGCGTCGAGCCACAGGACGAACAGCTCCCGTACGGTGCCGGGGGCGCCCACCGGCGAGGCGGACACGTAGCCCATCCGGCTCACGTGCGCGGAAACCCCGATGTCCAGCCCGGTGACCCGGGACCTGACCATCGGGATGGGCGAGTCGGTCCCGAACTCGGCCATCTTGTGCCGCAGCTGTGCCGGGCTCGCGTTGGACCCGATGGCCAGCACCGGGACCCGGCCGTCCTCCTCGTCGTACACCGGCCGGTCCAGCGGCAGCAGCCGGTCCCCGTCCAGCAGCCCGGACTCCCGGGGCCACGCGCCCGGGTACAGCAGCGGCTCCTCGCGCGGCACTCCGGCCAGCCCGAGCGCCCGCAGCGTCCGGTCCTCGCCGGGAGGTCTCGACACGGTGTGATGCTCCTCGTGGCTGTGGCTGTGGCTGTGGCTGTGGCTGTGGCTGTGGCTGGCGCTGTGCGCTCAGCCCGACGGCGGCAGCTCGCCGGAGCCCCGGGTGACCAGCCTGGTCGGCAGTTCGATGCGGTCGGGGGCGAGGAGGGAGCCGTCCAGCTGCCGGAAGAGCCGCTCGGCGGCGGTGCGGCCGAGGGCGGCCGCGTCCTGCGCGACCACGGTGACGCCCGGCTGGAGCAGGTCGGCCAGCTCGATGTCGTCGAAACCGACCAGGGCGACGCCCCGGGTGTGCTCGGCCAGGACCCGGATCACGGTGACCGTCACCCGGTTGTTGCCGGTGAAGATCGCGGTGACCGGCTGCGGGTCGGCGAGCATCTCCTCGGCCGCCCGGCGCACCCGCACCGGATCGGTGACGCCCAGGGACATCCAGGAGTCCTCGACCGGTATGCCCGCGTCCTCCATCGCCGCCCGGTAGCCGCGCAACCGCTCGGCGGCGGTGTGGATGCGGGGCATGTCGCCGATGAAGCCGATCCTGCGGTGCCCGTGCGCGATCAGGTGGGCCACGCCGTCGCGGGCACCGCCGAAGTTGTCGGAGACCACCACGTCCGCGTCGATCTGGCCCGCCGGACGGTCCACGAACACCGTGGCGACGCCCGCCTTCAGCTCGGGCTCCAGATACCGGTGGTCGTCCCCGGCGGGGATCACCACGAGACCGTCCACGCGCCGCGCGCACAGGGCGAGCACCAGCTCCTGCTCGCGCTCCGGGTCCTCCGCGCTGGACCCGTTGATCAGCAGGGCGCCGTGGGCCCGGGCCACCTCCTCCACGGCGCGGCTGAGCGGCCCGTAGAACGGGTCCGCCAGATCCTCCAGGACCAGGCCGATGCTCGCGGTGCGGCCCTTGCGGAGCACCCGCGCGCTGTCGTTGCGGCGGAAGCCCAGCGCGTCGATGGCCTCCTGGACGCGTCGCTCGGTCTCCGGGGTGACGCCGGGCTCGCCGTTGACCACCCGGGAGACGGTCTTGAGGCCGACTCCCGCCCGGGCGGCGACGTCCTTCATGGTCGGGCGGTTGCCGTAACGGTTCCCGGGGAGGCGGTCTGCGCGGCGGGTCGTGTCGGGCACGATGCGGTGTCCTGTCCTGTCGTCCACGGGATTGCGTCGGCTCCTGCTGTCCGGGGGGATGTGTCGGTCATGGGCTTGTATGAGGATGTGGCGTCGAGCATAGAGCCTGGACAACGTTGTCAGATGCGGGAGACACTGTCCATCGCACTCTCCGGCCCTCGTCCCCACCCCGGGGCCGGTCGCCGCGCGCTCTTGTGTACGGCTTTTTCGCTTTCGGTCCGACGGGGAGATCCGACTCTGATGCACACCGACCTCGTGGCAGCGCTGGACATCGGCGGCACCAAGATCGCCGGCGCGCTGGTGGACGGCCACGGCCGCATCCAGGCGCGCGCACAGCGTGCCACACCCGCCCGGGAGGACGGTGACACCGTGATGCGGGCCGTCGAGGACGTGCTCGCCGAACTGACCGTGTCGCCCCTGTGGGGGCGGGCCTCGGCGGTCGGCATCGGCAGCGCCGGTCCGGTGGACGCCTCGGCCGGCACGGTCAGCCCGGTGAACGTGCCCGGCTGGCGCGACTACCCGCTGGTCCGACGGGTCCAGGCCGCCGCCGGCGGCCTGCCGGTGGAGCTGATCGGCGACGGGGTGGCCATCACGGCGGCCGAACACTGGCAGGGCGCCGCCCGCGGGCACGACAACGCGCTGTGCATGGTGGTCTCGACCGGCGTCGGCGGCGGACTGGTGCTGGGCGGCCGGCTGCACCCCGGACCGACCGGCAACGCCGGCCACATCGGCCACATCAGCGTCGACCTGGACGGCGACCCCTGCCCCTGCGGTGCGCGCGGCTGCGTGGAGCGCATAGCGAGCGGCCCCAACATCGCCCGCCGCGCGCTGGAGGCCGGCTGGCTGCCCGGACCGGACGGCGACACCTCCGCCGCCGCGGTCGCCGCCTCGGCGCGCCTCGGCGACCCCGTGGCCGTCGCCTCCTTCGAACGGGCCGCGCAGGCACTGGCCGCCGGTATCGCCGCCACGGCGACCCTCGTCGAGATCGACATCGCCGTGGTGGGCGGGGGAGTGGGCAAGGCGGGGGACGTCCTCTTCGCCCCGCTGCGCAAGGCCCTCACCGACTACGCGACGCTGTCCTTCGTCCAGCGCCTCGCGGTCGT includes:
- a CDS encoding electron transfer flavoprotein subunit beta/FixA family protein, whose protein sequence is MSLRIVVTVKYVPDATGDRHFADDLTVDRDDVDGLLSELDEYAVEQALQISENSDDDVEVTVLTVGPVDAKDALRKALSMGADKAIHVEDDDLHGTDAIGTSLVLAKAVEKAGYDLVVSGMASTDGTMGVVPALLAERLGVPQVTLLSEVSVEGGVVKGRRDGDSATEQLEASLPAVVSVTDQSGEARYPSFKGIMAAKKKPVQSWDLSDLDIDEDEVGLENAYTVVESATERPARTAGTIVKDEGEGGKQLAEFLAGQKFI
- a CDS encoding ROK family protein, giving the protein MHTDLVAALDIGGTKIAGALVDGHGRIQARAQRATPAREDGDTVMRAVEDVLAELTVSPLWGRASAVGIGSAGPVDASAGTVSPVNVPGWRDYPLVRRVQAAAGGLPVELIGDGVAITAAEHWQGAARGHDNALCMVVSTGVGGGLVLGGRLHPGPTGNAGHIGHISVDLDGDPCPCGARGCVERIASGPNIARRALEAGWLPGPDGDTSAAAVAASARLGDPVAVASFERAAQALAAGIAATATLVEIDIAVVGGGVGKAGDVLFAPLRKALTDYATLSFVQRLAVVPAQMGTDAGLVGAAAAALTRTADVTAAHV
- a CDS encoding electron transfer flavoprotein subunit alpha/FixB family protein, with translation MAEVLVYVDHVDGAVRKPTLELLTLARRVGEPVAVALGGGAGDTAATLAEHGAVKVLTHEAAEYADYLVVPKVDALQAAVAAVSPAAVLVPSSAEGKEIAARLALRLGSGVITDAVDLEAGDEGPVATQSVFAAAFTTKSRVSKGTPVITVKPNSAAVEAAPAAGAVEALSVTFSAAATGTKVTSRTPRESTGRPELTEAAIVVSGGRGVNGAENFAIIEALADSLGAAVGASRAAVDAGWYPHTNQVGQTGKSVSPQLYIASGISGAIQHRAGMQTSKTIVAINKDAEAPIFELVDYGVVGDLFDVVPQLTEEVKTRKG
- a CDS encoding DUF6986 family protein is translated as MGQQEKVATSLAGAVGEEISASLAPVDAELERRYPGDPGTRQPVHTVYVPGDVFAAGTVRSWGDQALAALDEHAPDAASFAAVLGLSDDLAEPVYSRVRAKLEREPIEDLRVDFEDGYGNRSDAEEDEAAARAARLVAEAYEQGTAAPYMGIRMKCMEAPVRARGIRTLDVFLSGLTEAGGLPDGLVLTLPKVTYPEQVTAMVRLLEAFEKARGLTPGRIGFEIQIETSQSILAADGTATVARMIQAAEGRATGLHYGTFDYSACLGVSAAHQASDHPAADHAKAVMQVAAAGTGVRVSDGSTNVLPVGPTAQVHDAWRLHYGLTRRALARAYYQGWDMHPGHIPTRYAAVFAFYREGFEQAAARLARYANRTGGDVMDEPATAKALSGYLLRGLDCGALDIGEVARLTGLTRADLEGFSGPRRGDLTASAQ
- a CDS encoding LacI family DNA-binding transcriptional regulator yields the protein MDDRTGHRIVPDTTRRADRLPGNRYGNRPTMKDVAARAGVGLKTVSRVVNGEPGVTPETERRVQEAIDALGFRRNDSARVLRKGRTASIGLVLEDLADPFYGPLSRAVEEVARAHGALLINGSSAEDPEREQELVLALCARRVDGLVVIPAGDDHRYLEPELKAGVATVFVDRPAGQIDADVVVSDNFGGARDGVAHLIAHGHRRIGFIGDMPRIHTAAERLRGYRAAMEDAGIPVEDSWMSLGVTDPVRVRRAAEEMLADPQPVTAIFTGNNRVTVTVIRVLAEHTRGVALVGFDDIELADLLQPGVTVVAQDAAALGRTAAERLFRQLDGSLLAPDRIELPTRLVTRGSGELPPSG